Part of the Spinacia oleracea cultivar Varoflay chromosome 5, BTI_SOV_V1, whole genome shotgun sequence genome, atgatgtgaattatattatgtggaatcatgtttattttggtgaacgagcatgtgatttgtgatgttggatttattggattaattgttgaacaagcatgttgaaattattatgagtatggatttcattgtcaatcatgttgttcaatatttatgcatgtatggtttgtttcacatgaaagggatggattatttatttgtatgctattgtacgggatgtctagcatactttgagccaatcaTTCGTGCCTCGTTGTACtacttattttaccacatgtgaagggttagctcacgtaagccaccgcacatgtagggttcagttgggaatattatgtatgaaatgaattaggatttgtcgtgcaagggcacaaccctcatgttaatgtgcatgatgtggagtctcactttggtgaggaggaacatggtagtaatttcacaagtgtcttgccttgttgatcacaagtcctaaagcatttaaaataagattgttttggttgtcgtttattaattgaatgaatgtacgttgttgagtcttgagttcacctctaataaaatattaataaacgtaaagtgcaaccagaacaagcttcaaaactcttggaacgtatataccttgagtatgaacaatggggggagtcttgtcggaaagctcgtactcctactaatgatacaagacgttgtttcatttataatatgctcaggaattccgtcggtatggcccgacactcggtatggcccgaatttattatttattgtttggtgtatggttggctcccatcacctttttcctttatggaatattcttttggcccgttcgaagcttattctaattaaattgtgagtcaagagtcgagtcaagagtcgagtcttgtattcatggttgattgtttattattatatggcttttgcatgttgattaatacttagtgagtgatgcatgttttagtttcagttcactctattcttgtaagtactcagctattgctgactacgtgctttgtgtgttttggtcatggcctttgccttaatgaccctatgatgatctatcatttgcacttgcattgatggggagtagaataatatagcaggttggtagatcggaatcatgtggcttgggatgatcgagagagttgaatgttttcgtattttgaactatttaactttactttaattatgtttgaaatgtttgaattatttatactttgggttttgggccagtatggttccaaattgtaggaggcctcgatatttcattaattatgtttttaaaagttagttgacattaaattccgctgcgtaattctggtaatagccttaaccgttatcaaggtagcggtaatgctttagtaattcctttattttaagttggaaaatgattttataaaagcaaggaattattagggtgttacaaagccGCACACTCGCCCACACTCTCTCCTCCTCTCGCCCGCGCGCGCCAAGCCGTGCCCTGCTGCTGTCCGCGCTCGTCGCTGctcgcacacacacacacacgaagtcgtgtgtgttgtgtgtttgttGTGTTCCGTTAATTACTTTTTGCCCCCAATCAAAATCAATTCGTGATTGTATCGTGCTATAGAACGGttcggtataattctcttcttccttgcctattctatttcaattcctaatttgaaattatattattattattattattgattttggattattaaactgttgggatcggttatgaacatcGAAGTCGAGGATTTATGTGTTTAGATGATTGaggaatattttattttgaagtataataattttcagattagggtaTTTAATAAATTATCGATTTTTGAGGTTTTAAAGTGATTTTTACGATTAAtaagggttagggttttaaacCCAATTTAACGATTGATTGATTTACGTAATTTAACGTTAGTTtcaattatgggaatcaaaaataattttcagatttaattcaAATCTTAAAAGTGTCGTTTTGATGGTTTTAAAGGTggaaaaattagtatttttacACCAGCACCTTAATTTCCGATTGAGGCCATTATTTTAAGTATAAACAACCAATTGCTAATTAAATCAAATGTTTTAAGATTCttaaaagttgctggaaatttagtaagcatgagtaatattaagtttcattatttgaatcataggaggtgatttctagccttgattgtgattcgcaaagtggctcccgtacttagatattcgaggtacgtacatgtctagggtgaccaccaaTTACATGAGAATTATGTGATGATTATTATTTGCGAATCAAGtgaattgaagtattattggattcatgtttgatgtcgtgaacaagcatgttatggttTATTGTTGAATTATGAAGCCTATGTGAACAGTCATGTTGTGACCATTTATAATcgctgaattatgtcaagcatgttgttccagtttatatgcatgtatgagtgtttcacatgcaaggattatgtttatgctattgtacgggatgtctagcatactttaagCAAGTAGTTGTGCCGCAGTACATTATTTATTCTACCGCCGTGTAGAATATGTTTGGGAAGTTTATGttaattgaactaaggactattcgtgctatgggcacaccccgcttgttaactggAAATTTTGGGTtatctcaatagtatattgagaaggaacaatgggagtaatatcacttgagccCTATGTTTGATCagaagtcctaaaggattaaaacgAAGTGTCAATGTTTGGTTGCCTATATTTTATGtcttgttgttgtgtcttgagttcaccttgtgaataaaattttaattaacgtaaagtgcaacccgaaggagcttcaaaactcttggaacgtatataccttgagtatgaacaatggggggagtcttgttggaaaacttgtactccttgaatgatacaagacgttgtttcattctttcttttatgCTGTTATgcactggaattccgtcggaATGGCCCGACTATTGTAGGAGCCCGacctttatttattttggtgtgtggtTGGCTTCCAACACCCTTTTTCTTCCTTGTATGGATATTTGTATTTCACCCGTCcgaagctaattcttattaatctgtgagtcaatgATCGTGTCAAATGTCGAGTCTTGCCTCCATGATTACttgttattaaatggcttttgcatttGGATTATTATacttgttgagtgaagcatgttagtttAGGATTCatttctagcttgttcgtactctgCTTTCGCTGACtttgtgcttcatgtcttccggtcatggcctttgccttaatgaccctatgatgatccatcattgcatttgcgttgttggggagtagattttaaataATAGGTTTGtggagataacttgcgggagaagttatcgagCATGGGATAGAGTTTGAGAGACTGTTTTCTCTTCcgcatttataaactctattacTTTTTATAAGTCATGACtttttaaactatttaattaccagttaatggattttgaactatttaatattttggtttgggccttgatggttccGAGTTGTACGATGGctattaactatttattatatttgaaagttagttaaatttcgctgtgtaattctggtaaatagccttagccgttatcacggtggcggtaatatcttggtaattcctgtgttttaagttgggaaatattttataaaaagcaaggaattattagggtattacaaagtggtaattgcagagctctattttgagagctgctttgcattgaCTAATAATGCAAGGTGGTaattccttaaactacgatttagAAGCTACTTAATAGTAATTCATATACCGAAGTGgttttgcggaactttaggacgttttgaaatttgattttcctaaagtcaaaatgttagttttgagtactcaattttttaaaaagacaaataccaattattttaagttattcgaaattaaaatttttgaattttatcgATTTGATTGTATTTAATTCGAAATTAGTAAATTcgaaataaattcgaattaattccgattttcagaatttttctttcggatttaaaaaaaaaattaattaattatttatccgaaattaattaattacttatttaattattttcaaaaaaattcgaattaaattaagTAAATTATTCGGttatttatttttcgattttaattttaataatttcgcttAGATTTGAAGCTCCTATTTGTGACAAATTCCCACTTCCTAAAGTAAAATTAACAATTCCCTATGTAAGAACGCAATGCCATATTTCTCTAGCTTCTTCAAGAATGTAACTTCTGACTTGATTTTGCATGAACTTTTGTACTGGTTTTTTTTTGAGGAGGAATTTCTGTAGTTTTCAAAGTTATAtcaattaatttaatattttttgagggaaaatcaattatctaattaattaaagagTGTGTCATAACTATTTTTCTCTAAGGTCGAAGTTTGATTGAAACCCTTTTGCCCATTGAACATTTTAATTTTCTTCATATGAAGTATATTGTTTGAACTACTTCGAGGAATGCACTATTGAGTATACTTCGTATGTTGTATTTATCAGTCTAaggtaaaaaaattaaagactTCTAGTTGATAACATTTGATCCTACattagttatatatatatatatatatatatatatatatatatatatatatatatatatatatatatatatatatatatatatatatatatatatacacgtaATAATGTcgtaactattttaaaaaattgtaaTGTTATAGTGCATATATGTTAATTAGGGGCCTAATCTTATGTTAGCACATGACCCTCAAAATTATTAGGATAGGCTTGGGCATGGCGCGTGGGCCTGCTTGAACGACAAGCAAGCTTGGGCTCCAAGCTTACTTGGACGGCAAACAAGCGTGTTCTAGTATGCCTAGATTTCCGTATATGTTTAGAATTCTAATTCTATTGTGAAtcctaattctaatagaattcacCCCTTTTCTAACAATGTGGATACTACTCATAATACCCTTTCAAGCATTGGGGCATTACACTTATGTTTGAACATATCTATGTCACACATATCATTACAATATTTACTCCACAATATTCTTTTGGTTTAGCCAAAACTCCATCAAAGCCTCTCGAATGAAGGACCAACAAAGGCGTTCATACGCCTATTCAAAGTCCATATACACTGACCAACAAAGGCGTTCATTCGTCTATTCTAAGTCCATATACACTGCCATACCCATTCTACCTTGCTTACTTCTCATTGAATGAAGCATCTCTTGAACAATTATAACATTATTAGTAATCTGACGTTTTGAAATAATTATAATGGGTTACTCTTATTAGAAAAAATGGAGAATTAATCAGGTACGAGTTAATTCGCTGCCAACAATAAAAGGGGATAACTAGTTACTCTTGGCGAAGTTTATGGGGTGCTAAGGCACTATTGAAAGATGGTCTCTCATGGCGTGTGGGGAACGGGCTGGACAATAATGTGTGGACTGACCCATGGCTCGTAAGGGACGGTAAAACCGTCTACCCAACTCTGATGGTGTCAAGCAACCAAGAGCTTCGTGTAGCTGATCTAATTGACTTTGACAGTGGAGAGTGGAGAGAGGATATGGTCCAATATAATTTTGAAACCCAAGACAGAAAGCTGATCCTAGCAACACCCCTCTCTAAGCGATGGCCAAGGGATGCAATGTACTGGCGACAGTCAAAGGAAGGTGTATACACTGTGAAATCAGGCTACTGGCTTGCTAAGTTGGGTCAAATAAATGGAGAAATGGTGGCTTCATCCCTAATAGAGGAGGAGGTGTGGAGAGTTATATGGAATATTGACGGACCACCGAAACTTAGACATTTCCTATGGACGGCTTGCAAAGGGAGTATGGCGGTGAAAGAGAGATTAAAGGTACGTCACATTGTCGATGATACGCGGTGCCCAGTGTGTAATGCGGAGTGTGAGTCGATAATTCACTCCCTCTTTGAGTGCCATTGCAATTTGGGGCCATAGTGAACTAGCCAACCTCCTGTTGGACGCCCCTAATGATTCTTTTGCCTCTAGATGGCTATGGTTGGCACGGAAGGTGAAGGCAGACGACGTTCGTACTATTGCTGCTTTGATTTGGGCTGCTTGGACGTGTAGAAACAAGGCTTATTTTGAAAATGAGAGCCCGGATGCGGTACGAGTTGCAGCGGGTTTTGTTAAGCTCGTCGATGAATACATGAAATACTCGAAGAAGGTATATTCTCCAGTGCCTAGAGTTGCTGCTACTATGTCTGGGACAGCATGGTCCAAGCCTCCTAGTGGTGTGGTGAAGGTAAATACATATGCTCATGTAGTTGATGGGGTTATGATAGGGCTTGGTGTGGTGGTTCGTGACAGTGAAGGAGAGCTAATAGTGACAGCTACAAAGAGGATGCACGCTACTTCACCAGAAATGGCAGAAGCTTTGGCCATGAGGTATGGACTCAATGTTGCGAAAAGGTTTGGCTTTGAGAAGATCATATTGGAAGGAGATGCATTTAATGTTGTGAGTGCTGTGAAGAAAATGGATGAAAGTCTCTCGCCTATTCAATTAGTATTGGATGATATCAACTTAGATAGCTCTTGCTTTTCATACTTTAATATTTGTCATATTAAACGGGCTAGTAATACCGTAGCTCACCTAGTGGCAAGGTGGAATACTGGTAGTAATTCTGAGTACATTTGTATGGGTTCTTTTCCCCCAAATATCTCTACTTTGGCGGAAATTGACTTAACTTAATAAAATTTCGAGCTATCTTtccatcaaaaaataaaataaaataaaaggggaTAACTATCAACGAGGTCTTGTGTTCGAATCCCCTCTCCATTTTGTATTTCGTATTACCTTTGCAGCTCATTCTTCAcgcccaaaaaaacaaaaaaaaaataaagaaaagaaaaaataaagggGGATAAACCCCTTTGAAGGTAAATAATCGTCTACTCCTTTTCTCTGCACTCTATCAATCCAGAAACGAAAAGTGAGAGAACGATGGAGAAATACTTTGGAAATGCGTACAGAGGAGACCCAGGAGTACCACACACAGACCCAGACAGATTCTTGAACATCTGGATTGGTTCCGCTGCATTCTCTGCTCTTACTTGGTTCAATCCTTACATGTGGCAACTCACCAATCAATGGAAGTTCGtatttcttcttctccttgtcTTTTCATCTATAATTTACGAATTATCTTCTACAATTGTAGTGTATTATGATTCAATTTTCTATCTGAATGATATTTAATAATACCCTTTATTTCCATTTGTCTATTTGTGTTTGAAAAGTGTTGTTCATAATCTGAATTATTTCTTACAATTCTTCAGTAGGGTACGCTATGTCGCATATACATAAATGTAGGGTTAGTTTATAGTTCACATGATACCATTGTGTATTACCCTTTGATTGTAGAATGtttgaattttgttttgtttgtggaATTTATCATATAGAAGGGGAGAACCTTATGTGTTTCACTAGGTTGAGGGCTTGATATTCAATATTTTTAAGCCCGTTTGGTCGGTGGTAATGAATTGAAGTTATGGGGCTGAATTTTATTGTGATTTCTGAAATTTTCTTGTTAATGTCCAAGGTTTATATGGGATATTGAAATCCATGAAATTTCTGAATGGAAGGGTTTAGTGTCCCTTTTCTTATTATGTGGATAAAAGGGTAGTTGAAATACTTAGCAGATAACTCAATGCATGCAATGCTATACCAACCGATGGGATGCAGGATTGGACTCTTTGCAGCCAGGaaattacaaaactaaaaattgAAGAACTGGAAGAATTGGGAGATGAAGGGATACTCAGAATAGAAAACAGATTACAAATGGATTTTATCCATTGGTAGTCAGTAATCACTATCCACTGCTTATCTGGTTGACTAGTTCAAAGTACATCAAGTACGTGACCAGAACGAATTCTAATAGCAATCAAGAAGTTCCCATTCCCACGTCACAATAGTCTATGCCCACTATATCGTAGTTAAGATCTCACTAATTCATTAACCTAAGGAGTGGGAATGGACTCTTGAGATGTAGAAATCGAAATCCTTTGCGATTATTGCATAAGCAATCGATAAAAAGGACTCGTAAAGTTAGCTCTTCAAGGTTTTCCGTGTTTCTCTTTTTTGTGTCTCCTCAACCTTTTCTGTTAACCTTTTCAATAGTTTTCAAAAATGGCACCTACATTGGCTATATAGGCTTTCTATTGCAAAGGGATTCCGAGGGAACATAAAAACCGTTCATAAGTCTAAATCCCCCCAGATTGTCTTTCCTTATTTAGTTTATTGACATTAATTATCTAGTTTATGTTATCGACTATTGAGATTCGTTGGCAATAGGATTCACTCAATGTTTCGTTAGACTTTGACATCATTTAGCACCCTGAAAAAAGCTCAAGAAAATAACACAAACACTCTCTTTATTGGGACTTGTATTGATAGTAGTATCAGGAATTCTCTGTCGAGGTGTCAGTATAAATGATAAGCTGAAAGTTTGAAACTCTTTATTTAGGGTTGTGAAAAAATCTTACTCCCACTTTTCAGGATCTTTTGGATGGTCATTGAGCCTTCGTTTCCTTTTGATCTTGGAAGACTTTTGAAAAGGAAATGAAGGCTCAATTTAGGGTAATTAGTTCTCCATCCAACTGCACAATAGAAAAAACTCCTCTATGATTTCCTCTCCGAAATTAATAAAGTGCTGGGTGGATTTGACCAACTCGGAATATTTGAGCTGAAATTGCATATAGAATTTTCAAGCCCTACGACATTGGGATCTTTACCCGTGGTGGCTGTTACAAGGTGCTGTCTGTAAAAATACACTTTTTTAAAGATGGTGTAGAGAAAACGTAGTGGCTAGTGAATGCTAACTGATGTGTTAGGAGTTAGTTTCACATTTTTTATTTAGAATTCTGCAGTTTTAAAACTCATCTCTTAATTGTTATTGTGGAGTCCTAAAGTACCATGGGCAGAAAGCATTGGCCTGCGCCTCGTTGGTCAAGTCTTCACGCTTCCTTCAATTCTTGTGCTGATTGGTCTTCAAAGTAAAAGAAAGAGTGAGAAAAGTGGAAACCCCTATGACATCTACCAAGCCATTAAGCCAGTGTATAACATGGGTTGGTGGACAGAGTGCTTCCCCGATGAGATCCTTTGAGGGTGTTCTGGCATAATGTTGATACACACCCTGAAGTGACTAAAAACTGAGAAGATAAAGATGGATCTTTCCTTTCTTTGTGGTCGGAagttttagaatttgttttcttCCTGTTATGGAGCCTTATAGTCCATAATTGTAGAATTATGCTATGCGAAAAGCTTGGTTTGGCTTGATTTTTTCGAAGTGTACATTGAAAGATAGTTGGCACTTAAAAAGTTTGAGCTCTTGATTTGTCTCACACATCTGTATGTGATACACATGAATCATTTCCTTTGTTGGAAATCCTTAACATTATGTCCTTACGAAGTTTACGCTCCTGAAGAACCTCTAGCAGTTTATCTGCATCTATTTGTAGATTTTTCCCAGGCATTCTGTTTTCTAAGAGACTTTGGATACAAATATAATAGCCATTAGTTCCTCATGCTGAAATAGTTTGGACGTTTGTTCATTGGTTGAGCATCTTTGTTAATGTACATGCTGTAACTTGATTAGATCTCTGCTTCCTGGGGAATGATTAAACAATCCGATGGATGTTGTGTGTTATCCGGCCATAACAACGTGATGGTGAATGTTATAATGTTCTTTCATGCTATATCTGAGCAGAAACGGCCCAAAAGCTCTTCCTTCTTAAGTTTCCATTAGCTTTGTGAACTTGCATGGCAGTATATGCATTTCTTGATTTTACTTTGCCTTTCATCATGTGTTTTGCTTAAATGTCTGTACAAAGTACAAGCTCTTAACAAATAACGAAGGCTGATGAGTCTTTTGGATAGTGATGATCTAATATGTCAAATTGAAACTTGAATACGGTGcttgtgctgcttggtcctttGTTGGAGCCTGGGAGGTGTACTCCGTATTAGTTTTTTAATTATCAGATTCGGGGTAGGATGAAATGACAAGTCGGTAGTGATAATCTAAGCGCTACAAATTAATACCCCTCATTGAGGTTGA contains:
- the LOC110802151 gene encoding uncharacterized protein; translated protein: MEKYFGNAYRGDPGVPHTDPDRFLNIWIGSAAFSALTWFNPYMWQLTNQWNWHDKAMLYEQHHWKKAMAKKQPYKFKWNENMDKDTRESYYFNWPVYFP